The proteins below come from a single Prolixibacter sp. NT017 genomic window:
- a CDS encoding CPBP family intramembrane glutamic endopeptidase has protein sequence MNWNETFLKAYWNFLLHPTFNYKEERFTTQFVNFAVVLIVDIAVTAALVWPVDHLRHIVAPDVQVHKIPISHQRYGLLTWSLLVTVFIPLLEELTFRTHLRPGKKNFLLSFIGVLVVVGTLILSYSHASEKQIAIIVVVAGLLLLAIYLVFQRRIYMLLGKFWRRNFARVFYISTILFGFYHLQNYTVTLTFLVLSPIFVFPQIFAGLNIGYLRVRQGFWWGFVLHGLHNVVFLLLPVVLLKPAMSEDKVFKDEMVMAYPGHVSAPKSYSLEISAVGKPRYNSCKVSPSGINFDHATVRLALAKMGTFRPEEVVFEDTGVANSVIDLQFTDRNQESMDDFKMARRFVFQQLLKKYYLKAQLFFVPAGNWVLYRSQFVKTEEDTSALNEGEKSFVLKDATIRDLADKIEELYSMKVNCLSKNRTKYTWVIPKDSTELLQRTLMGKYGVTLYQAKNRTVKCYISSAE, from the coding sequence ACTATAAAGAGGAACGTTTTACTACGCAATTTGTGAATTTTGCAGTGGTATTGATTGTGGATATCGCTGTCACAGCTGCGTTGGTTTGGCCTGTTGATCATTTGAGACACATTGTTGCACCAGATGTTCAGGTGCACAAAATTCCGATTTCTCATCAGAGGTATGGCTTACTCACGTGGAGTCTGCTGGTAACCGTTTTCATTCCGTTACTGGAGGAATTGACATTCAGAACGCACTTGCGGCCCGGGAAGAAAAATTTTCTTTTATCGTTCATTGGCGTATTGGTGGTTGTCGGCACCTTAATTCTGTCTTACAGTCATGCTTCTGAGAAACAGATTGCTATTATAGTCGTGGTGGCCGGTTTGTTGCTGCTGGCGATTTATTTGGTCTTTCAGCGAAGAATATATATGCTCCTCGGAAAATTTTGGCGTCGAAATTTTGCACGGGTTTTTTATATCTCTACCATCTTGTTTGGATTCTATCATCTGCAGAATTACACGGTGACATTAACATTCCTGGTTTTATCTCCCATTTTTGTTTTTCCGCAGATTTTTGCGGGACTGAATATCGGTTATTTGCGGGTGCGTCAGGGGTTTTGGTGGGGATTTGTGTTACATGGATTGCACAATGTCGTTTTTCTGCTGCTTCCTGTCGTACTACTCAAACCAGCCATGAGTGAGGATAAGGTGTTTAAAGATGAAATGGTTATGGCATATCCGGGACATGTGTCCGCGCCTAAAAGTTATTCGCTGGAGATTTCAGCAGTCGGGAAACCTCGCTATAATTCCTGTAAAGTATCACCTTCCGGAATCAATTTCGATCATGCAACGGTACGTTTGGCTCTTGCTAAGATGGGAACATTTCGACCGGAAGAAGTTGTGTTTGAAGATACCGGTGTTGCGAACAGTGTTATCGACCTGCAATTTACCGATAGGAATCAAGAGAGCATGGATGATTTCAAGATGGCGAGACGGTTTGTCTTTCAGCAACTACTGAAGAAATATTACCTTAAAGCCCAACTCTTTTTTGTTCCTGCCGGGAACTGGGTGTTGTACCGAAGTCAGTTTGTGAAGACAGAAGAAGATACTTCAGCGTTGAATGAGGGAGAAAAAAGTTTTGTTTTGAAGGATGCAACGATAAGAGATTTGGCGGATAAAATAGAGGAACTCTATTCGATGAAAGTGAACTGTCTTTCAAAAAACCGAACGAAATATACCTGGGTTATCCCGAAAGACAGCACGGAACTGCTACAGCGGACGCTGATGGGAAAATATGGGGTCACTCTGTATCAGGCAAAGAACCGAACAGTAAAGTGTTACATCAGTTCGGCAGAATGA